In one window of Carassius carassius chromosome 38, fCarCar2.1, whole genome shotgun sequence DNA:
- the LOC132119125 gene encoding uncharacterized protein LOC132119125 — protein MAHGSDQYASLNCPEENDETRSEEFESDLHNCSTTIQHPPRIEQHNTVSYTQPSLSAFYTHQTPFPSWDGPVRAGSPHSLPSFLPSAMYHVLSEDGSFSSSRPHSLPGSCSPSLESLEYPRSLRSFSPSASMYHHPSYPDTYLRPPCPPPPHMIPLHHCSSRAGHQPPYRPSGPTQYRHMDTRFSENGNASVNSRQASQCVTHLPQEQRKVFVTYEADSEEHLKEIIKFVSLLRNNGFDTHIDVFEQQLNSISKIDCMERYLNEKDYLIIIIISLRYYETISGMNMSVEGDERTSNTVYIHKQLQSEFIQNGCRNYRFIPILFPGAKKCYVPTWLQNTHVYSWPKDRDDILRRLMRVEKYNPPPIGPLPTIVSIPL, from the exons ATGGCCCACGGCAGCGATCAGTACGCATCTCTAAACTGTCCCGAGGAGAATGACGAAACCAGGAGTGAAGAGTTTGAGTCAGACCTTCACAACTGTTCCACAACCATCCAACATCCTCCACGGATCGAGCAGCATAACACCGTGAGCTACACTCAGCCCTCTCTGTCTGCATTCTACACCCATCAGACACCCTTCCCCAGCTGGGACGGTCCCGTCAGAGCGGGTTCACCCCACAGCCTGCCCTCCTTCCTCCCGTCTGCCATGTACCACGTGCTTTCAGAGGACGGCTCGTTTTCGTCCAGTAGGCCTCACTCTCTTCCAGGCAGCTGTAGTCCGAGTCTGGAGAGTCTGGAGTATCCTAGATCCTTGCGCTCGTTTTCTCCATCAGCGAGCATGTACCACCATCCCTCGTACCCCGACACTTACCTGCGGCCGCCGTGCCCCCCGCCACCTCACATGATTCCCCTCCATCACTGCAGCTCCAGAGCCGGACATCAGCCGCCCTACAGACCCTCAG gcCCGACGCAGTACAGACACATGGACACACGCTTCTCTGAAAA TGGAAATGCATCTGTGAACTCCAGACAGGCCAGTCAGTGTGTCACACACCTGCCACAGGAACAGA GGAAAGTTTTTGTCACGTATGAAGCCGACAGTGAAGAGCACTTGAAGGAGATCATTAAGTTCGTGTCTTTGCTGAGGAACAACGGCTTTGACACGCAT ATTGATGTTTTCGAGCAGCAGCTGAACAGCATCAGTAAGATCGACTGCATGGAGCGATATCTCAATGAG AAAGATTacctgatcatcatcatcatcagcctgAGGTATTACGAGACCATATCAGGCATGAATATGAGCGTGGAGGGCGACGAGAGAACCTCAAACACCGTGTATATCCACAAACAG CTGCAGAGTGAATTCATTCAGAACGGTTGCAGGAACTACAGGTTCATTCCTATTCTGTTCCCGGGGGCTAAAAAG TGTTACGTTCCCACCTGGCTGCAAAACACACACGTCTACAGCTGGCCGAAAGATCGGGATGATATCCTGCGCAGGTTAATGCGTGTGGAGAAATACAACCCTCCTCCCATCGGCCCTCTGCCGACCATCGTCTCCATTCCTCTTTAG